CTCGCGATGGCCCATGCGGATAAGGTGGCCGAGCGCGAGCTCTGCTGCGCGTCTGTGGTCAATGATTACGTTAGTGACGCCCTCGATGTTGCGATGCCCGGCCACGATGACAACCGGTAAAGGAAGCGAGTGCATGATCGGAGTATCGATGGCGATGATGCCCTCGACCGCACGGTCGAGCATGATGAGGGGATACTCCTCGATAAGCTCGGGATTATTGCGGTGTCCAGCGGCGAAGTAGAAATAACCCTCCCCCATCAGATAGTCCTCGATTCCGCTGGTCAAAAGAGCAACGTAATCAGAAAGATCGGGGTGGAGGATGCCAATGGTGAACGATCGCTGCATGCGCAAGGAACGCGCATAGAAGTTCGGGCGGTAGTTGAGTTCCTTCGCCGCTTGAAAGATCCGACGCTGCGTTTCCTCCGGAATGGCAGATGCAGCCTTCGTGCGGTTCATCACCAGCGAAACCGTTGCCGGAGAAAGATTTAGGTGCTCCGCCAACTCCTTAAGGCTGGGAATACGAACAGGTCTCTTCCCGTTTGTTTTCGAAGGGGTTTTCCCGCCGTCTTTCGATTTAGCCATAAGACTCTTACGAAGTTTCGTTCCTGGAAGTTGCAACTCAGAGTACAGCTACTTGCCCAAAAATTCGCGAAATAAAAAAAATTCTTGACAACAAATCCGGTTATGCAGCTTAATTACCGTCCAATAAAGCTCTACTAAATCGATTTGTCAGATCACAACCTAAAAAAATCACAGGCCCAAAGGATAAAAAACCAAGGTCAGTGCAGGTAAGAGCTATTCGTCGATCTTCGATGGGGGAAGCAATGAAGCACAAACTCAGCGGTCTGTTGTTGTTCTCTCTCCTGTTCGCGAGCTGCTTAGCATTCGCGCAAAAATACACCGGCACAATTCTGGGAACAGTCAAAGATTCCAGCGGGGCGATGATGCCGAACGTTACCGTCACGGCGCGCCACGTGGCCACAGGTGCGGTGCGAACTGCGACTACGACTGGGCAGGGCGACTTCACAATCACGGATCTCACAGCCGGCGTGTACGACGTGACGGCGAGTGCGCCGAACTTCAAGGAAGTAGTTGCCAAGAACGTCGAGTTGCACGTCTCCAGCAACGCCACCCTTAACCTCACGCTTCAGCCCGGCGGCACCACCGAAGTGGTGACGGTGGAAGCAAGCGCGGTGCAGGTGGAAACATCCACTGGTGCAGTCGGGAACGTGGTTGAGGGAACGCAAGTCCGCGAGCTGCCGTTGAACGGACGCAGCTTTGTTCAGCTGACCCAGTTGATGCCGGGCGTATCGCCTCAGGCCAACTTCGACTCCAAGCACAAGGGCTTGGAAGCGGGCGTCGATTTCTCGGTGAACGGAAACAGCACCACGGGAAACATCTTCATGGTCGACGGCGTGAACAACAACGACATCGGCTCGAACCGCACGATCCTCGTATACCCGTCGATTGATTCGATCCAGGAATTCAAGATGCTGCGCAACAGCTATGGTCCTGAATACGGCCAGGCGATGGGCGCAGTCGTCAACATTGTGACCCGTGGCGGATCAAACAATTTTCACGGTGCCGCCTACTACTTCGGTCGAAACGATGCCTTGAATGCGACCGATTGGTTCAATAGCCTGAATAACATTCCCAAAGACAAGCTGCGCCGTAATGACTTCGGCTACAACGTTGGTGGCCCCATCAAGAAGGACAAACTGTTCTTCTTCTGGTCACAGGAGTGGAACCGCGAACTTCGCGGCAAGGCAAGAACAGGTGATGTCCCCACGGCGGCGGAAAAAGCTGGGGATTTCAGCAATCGGCGCACGGACAAAGACAATAACGGGAACCCCTGCGACCCCGCTCCGGCAATCGGCGGGACCACATTCACGAACATCTCGCAGGTGCCCACAGGCGGACTCTCCAATGCGGGCAAGACCTATCTGAAGATGTTCCCCGACCCTAACCAAGCCAATCCGGTGAACTGCCAAAACTGGGCAACGTCAATAACCGCGCCCATTTACTGGAGAGAAGAGAATATTCGCGGTGACTACAATCTCGGTAAGACCTGGATGCTGTTTGGCCGGTTTACACAGGACCACTGGGAGCAGCCTTTCCCCGGCACGCTTGGCTTCTGGGGAGACGATCAATTTCCATCGATCGAAGGTGGTTGGAAGCAGCCAGGCTATCAAGCTACAGTCAAACTGACGAAACTCTTTGGAAACAGCGCTGTCAATGATTTCCAGGTTTCCTATGCCGCCAACCGCATCACGGTGAGTCAATCTGGAACCAATCCTGGGTTGAACGACCAGATCATTGCAGCCTCGCCGACGTTCTATCCACTCTCTCAGAAGTTCAACGGAAACAAGATCGGTTATCCGGGATTCTGGGGCGGTTGCGGTCCAGACTGCGCCACGGGCAGCAACTTGTGGATGCAGGGACCTTGGCATAACAACGAGCAACTCTATATCGCGAAGGACGACCTCTCTAAAGTATGGAGAAATCACACCTTTAAAGTCGGGTTCCTCGTAAGCAACAACCAGAAGAACGAGATGGTGATGAATGAATCCCAGGAAAACGCCTTTTACTGGGGTGCAGCCACCAATAACACAGGAAATGGCGCTTTCAACATGCTGTGGAATCAGGTGCAGTGGGGCGGCAGCGAGAGCCAGACGAATCCCTTCTCGCAGATTCGCTGGCACGATGTCGAACCCTACTTTGGCGATACCTGGAAAATGCGTCCCAACCTAACCGTGGAATACGGCTTCCGTTGGTCCTTCCTGCGTATGCCGTACAGCGGCCCAGACAGGATCGCCACTTTTAGTCCAAGTGCTTTTAACCCAGCTTTGGGCAACGATGCGTGCAACGGACTACTGCTGCCTCCCGGCACTAATTTCTGCCAGGCTGCAGGATTCAAAGGCGGAGCTGCTGGTGTAAACCGTGCACTGAAGGACAATAACAACCACGCGATTGCGCCTCGGTTCGGCTTTGCATGGGATCCTTGGGGTACCGGAAAGACTGCGATTCGCGCAGGCGTCGGACAGTTCTTCCAGCGCGAACGTCTCAACAATACACTGCAAATGGCAACGAACCCGCCATTTTCGCTGACTGCAGATTACGGCCCGGGCCGATTCTTGGATGTGGCTCCGGCGCCCGGAGCGCTCAAATCTGCAGGGTCTCCAGGCTTCGCGCAGGACACAAGCGACATTCTGCCCAACACGTGGCAATGGAACTTGACGGCTGAACATCAGTTCTCACGCGGCAGCAAGATGGAACTTGCCTACGTCGGCAATCGGGGAGTTCACATGTTGCAGTACACGGATGCGAACCCTGTGCCTGCTTCACAACGTCTGAACTATGCGCTCAACAACAGCAACAGCGTTAGGCAGTTCGGTGCGTCGAATTTCGGCTTCATCACTGACGCATTCTGGGGTGGCGATTCCAATTACCATGCACTCCAGGCCCTTTATCGCGCGAAAGTGAAATCTGTCGACGCGCAGTTTGCCTACACCTGGTCCAAATCGCTTAGTGATACAGACATAACCAATAGCGGGAACAACAATCGGGCAAGCTTGTTGCAGGATCCCGCCAATCCTCGCCTGAACTACGGGCCGAGTCAGATCAATCGGCCGCATGTATTTACGTCAAATATCGTCTACAACGCTCCACTACTGAACGACTACAATTCGTTCGTCAAGACTACTCTCGGTGGCTGGGAACTCGCGACCATTCTGCAGTACACCAGCGGTTCGTCATTGTCGATATTCAACGCCCGCGCTGTCGATACTGCTCCAGGCGGTATAAGTGGAGCAGGTGCCAATCAGGACAACATTCGTCCCTTGGTGGTACCGGGCCAGCCTTGTCGCGCTCCTTCGGGTTCTCCCGAGTTCCAATGGTTGAATCCGAATCGATGGACGATGGTTGGATATCAGATAGGTACGTTTGGTGGAACCGGCGCTGCCAACGCCTCCGTCGGCGAGTGCTCATCGCCTGGAATCGCCAACACCGATTTCTCGGTCTACAAGAACTTCAAGCTCAACGAGCGGTTCAACATGCAGTTCCGCATGGAGTTCTTCAACCTCTTCAATAAGGCTCAGTTCCTGGGCAACTACCAGGATACGGCGAACATAAATGCGACGCTCTCGAACAGCGTGCGCGGATGCACGACGACAAGCACAAGTGCAACCGATCTGAACAGCATCAAGAACCCCGCGAGTGCGTGTTTCAACAGGCCGATCAATACGGTAGTGTGGGATGCAGCTAATACGCGTAATCCAACCTTCGGGCAGGTGACGAAGGACAGGGGTCCGCGTGAAATTCAGTACGGGTTGAAGTTGATTTTCTGAGCTGCTCCTCAGAAGAAAATGGGGCTTGATCCAGCATCAAGCCCCATATTTGTTTTCTCGAATCGATCGCACTGATCTTCGAGTATCCTGCAGTAAACATGCGGTCATCTTCGCTCGTAGTGCGCGATATCTTCAGAATTAGACCGAGGCTTTGCATGGCCTCAGGGTTCCGTCTCGCGCTGCTCCTCTGTTTTCTTCCTAACTGCAACGAGGCACAGTCACAGAAAGCGCAAACCAAAGTAGATCCTCGACAGCACTATGACGCTGCCCGAACCTTTCAGCTCGCTGGTGATCAGGAGAAGGCCGCTGCGGAATACAAGAGTTTTCTGGCCAGCGCGCTGCGTGGCGCCGCGAATGCGCAGGCGCATGTTGCTCAATTCGAGCAGGCGACTAGTCTTTTTGACGAAGCGGCGCGGTTAGCTCCCGAGGACGACAGTGTCCAGCTCGATTATGCCTCTCTCCGTCTCCAACAGAAAGATTTCGCAGGCGCACAGCCTTTAGTGGAGCAAGTAATTGCACGACATCCGAAGAACACAGCAGCTCGGGTGGTTCTTGGGCAGATTCTATTCAGCAAGCAGGAGTACGACGCTGCTCGCAAGGAGCTGGAAGTCGCCGTTGTGGCGGCACCCAGTTTCGACGTCGGCTACCTTCTAGGGCTGACCTACATCAAGCTGAATGATCTTCCCCATGCCCGCATGCTCTTCGAGGAGATGGTTTCCGGGCTGGGGGACAGCGCGGAAATTCACATGCGGCTCGGCCGCGCGTACGGCAACGGCGAATGGGAGGCTCTCAACTACTCCATCGATGAGTTCAAGAAGGCGATCGCAAAAAATGCGAAGCTGCCCCAGGCTCATTATTTTTTGGCGCTCGCCTATCTAGGACGAGATGGTGAGTCCGGATTCAAGACAGCGGTACCGGAGCTCGAGGCTGAAGCAAAGCTAAGTCCGAATGACGAGCGGACTCACTATTTGCTCGGATACATCGCACTCCGGCAGCAACGATTCGCAGAAGCGGAAAAAGAGCTTCTGCGGGCCACGGAGATTGATCCGCAGAATCCCGACCCTCTCATCTCGCTCGGGCAGCTATACACAGACAAGGAGCGCGATTCAGAGGCCGAAGCAGTTTTGCGCAAAGCAATTGCCGTCACAACCGATCTCTCTCGAAACGAATACCAGATTAATCGTGCGCATTATCTGCTTGGCCGGATACAGTTGCGAAGCGGGCGCAAGGATGAAGGGGCGAAGGAGCTGGCCATCTCGAAGGAGCTGCGCGATCGCGCAATGCGTCCGCACGAAACGCAAAATCAAAAACTTCCTGAACTCGCAAACCTGTCCGAGAAAAACGAGGTTACCACTCTCGAAACGATCGTCGTCACGCCTGAGGCACGCAAACAGGCTGATGATTACATCAATGAAATACGACTGGCGGTTGCGGATTCGTATAACAATCTCGGAGTAATTTCCGCGAGTCAAAAGTCGTTTCCGCTTGCTTTGGAATATTTTCGCAAAGCCGCTGACTGGAATCCGCTGCTCGACACACTAGATCGCAACATAGGCATGGCTGCCTTTTACGCCACTCAGTACGATCAGGCGATCGCGCCCTTGGAGCGAAGTCTCAAGAAACAACCTGGGGACGTTCGCGCCAGAGCCGCGCTTGGGCTCAGCGCTTTCATGGTCCAGGATTTCCGCAAAGCCACAGCGACCCTGAATGCGATTCCAGAGGAAGTCGACAACGATCCCGGATTGGGATACGCGTATGCCACGTCCCTAGTCAAGACAGGTGACTATACGGAAGGCGTTCGGCGTCTCAAAGATCTAAGCAGCAAGAATCCAAACAACGCCGACATCCACACTTTCCTTGGTGAGGCGTTTTCAGAACAAAAGGAATACAGTGCGGCGCTGGAGGAATACCGCAAGTCGCTGGCGATCGATGCCAACCAGGCGCGTCCACACTTTCTTGCTGGGCTCGTGTTGATCCATCAAGGCGAGAGCGCCGAAGCAGAACGGGAATTGCGCGCGGCGCTGAAGCTCAATCCGACTGACGTCGCCAGCAAGTACCACTTGGCGTATGCATTGATCCAACGGCAGGAGAAGACTGAAGCTTTCACGCTCTTGCGGCAGGTGATCGAGCAGGATCCGAAATACGCGGATGCATACTACGAATTAGGAAAGTTGCTGCTGGAGAAGGGAGATGTCAAAGAGGCAATCTCGAATCTTGAAGCCGGAACCAAATTAACTCCCGACAGCGACTATATTCACTATCAACTCGCAATGGCGTACCGTCGCGACTCGCGAAATGACGACGCACAGCGCGAATTAAAGCTCTACCAGACTCTCAAGAACCGCAACCGTGGCCGAGATGTTCCGGAATCGAACTAACGTTGGTGGACGACTATTTCTAGCCGCGTTGGTTGTGTTTTTGTCGGCGATGTACTTGGGCGCCGATCCTCAAAAGAAAACTCTTGAGGCAAACTCGCCGCTTTCAACGGCACGTGCGGAACTAAAACGTGGAGACACCAGTGCGGCGGAAAAGATCGTTTGGGACGCTCTCTCCTCGAATCCCAACGAAGAATCGGCTCTGACACTTCTTGGAACTATCAGGGAGAAGCAGAAGCGATATGCCGAAGCAGAAGCACTTTTTCGTCGCTCCATTCAGCTCAATCCAAAGTCGATTGAGGCCAGCAAGCATTTGGCGAGTGTTCTCGTCCTCGAGGACAAAGATGCCGAAGCAGCTGATCAATACCTGGAAGCCCTGGTTCTCGTTCCACAGGATGCTCATGTCAAGATGGAACTAGCCCGTCTCTACATGGGGCAGCGCAAGTGCAGCGAAGCACTGTCACTAATCGGGGCGATTCCCGCAGCGGAGCTTCCCTCCGAAGTCATTCCGCCGAAGGCTTCCTGTCTTACAGCTTTGGGCCACGGCTCAGAGGCAGCAGCTCTAATCGCCCAGACGCAGATCCTTGGCACCCTGAATCGTGCACTCTCCCGCAATCCCAATTCGGTCCCAACGCTGCTGGCGCTATCGCAAGTCTACACTGCCCAGAATAAACGTGAACAGTCCTTGGCTGCGTTGCAGCGGGCGCACTCGATCGATCCCGATTCCTTGCCAGTCCTCCGAAGCTTGATCGTCGAGGATATGGAAGCGAGGCAGGGTCGTCTGGCTTTGCAATTTGCGAATGAGCTTCAAGAGAAGAGCACGGGACTGGACGACAAGTATTTAATCGCCGCGGTAATGCTGCAGGGAAAGAAATACGATTCAGCCGCCCAGCTGCTCGAGGATTACACAGCAAGACGTCCGCAGGACAGCAAGGCGGCGCTTGGTTTAGGGATCGCGTACCTCGCTGAGGGAAAGTATGTTGATGCGCGCAAGTGGCTTGAGCATTGTTTAGAGCTTGATCCCCACTTGCTTGAAGCCCATTACGAATTAGGAATGCTGTCTCGCAAGGAAGGCAAAACTTCTGAGGGCATTCAACACTTCGAAACCGTACTGCAAAAGCAGCCGGAGAATCCCAAGGCACTGTTGGGAATTGGAACCCTTTACCTTGAAGAAGGCCAGTTTGAAAAAGCCGAGGCCGCGTTACGACGCTCCCAGAAGGCTGATGCATCCGAACCGGAGACGGAGTATCAACTCTCACTCCTGTTTACCAGAATGGGAAAGCAACAGGAGGCACAGCAGCATATGACGCGCTTTCGCCAGCTTAAACAGGCTCGAGATAACGAGCTGACACCAAGAGATCAGTCGAAGCCGATGTAGAAAAACGCCCCAGCTTATTTTATGGAGGCAGTTTTCCTAGCCGCTGAAGGCGAAATGCCGACGGCCTGTCCCGCGAGCGGAGTTCTGTCAGCGATTCCTGTGCCTTCCACGATCGTGTAAATCATGTCGGCGGGCAAATCGCTGAACTTCTCCTTGTTGCTGCTTGGCCATGCTATCTCGATGCTATTCATGCTCGTTTGTGATCCCAGTCCAAAGTGCAGTCGCAGGTCATTTTGGGAGAGATAGCTGGCACCTGCTCGTACTTCTTTGAATTGCGTGAGATCACCTGCAGTCACGCTTACTCTGGCTCCAATCGCGGCTTTGTTGCTCTTAGTTCCCACCAATTTAAAGAGCACTGCGTGATTGGAACTCTCGGTCCGGTTAAGCAGCAAGGTTGGCGGTTCGCCAACATTCATAAGCAGAACATCCACCTTGCCATCGTTATTTATGTCGCCAAAGGCAGCGCCACGACGCGATTGCGGTGACAGCTTATCCAGACCCGAGAGAGCAGTCACGTCCTGAAAACTCTTGTCTCGCTTGTTGCGAAATAGCTGCAGAGGTTGACGGTAGGGAACGCCTCCCTTGACTTGATCCATTTGTGGATAGACGTGACCGTTAGCCACGAAGATATCGTCCCACCCGTCGTTGTCCATATCGAAAAATGCGGTTCCCCAACCTACATATGGATACGTTGGCTGCGCTACACCGGCATTCCAGCTAATGTCTGCGAAGCCTTGGGTGCCAAGATTGCGATAAAGGGTGTCTGGCTCCTCCGTGAAGTTCGTCACAAAGATGTCGAGCTTTCCGTCGTGGTCGATGTCGCCAAAGTCGACACCCATCGAACCCTGCTCCTGACCGTCTCCGCTTAGAGCCGCGCCCGTGATTAATCCCATTTCCTCAAATGTGCCGTCATGCCGGTTGTGATACAGGTAGTTTGGTCCGGCGTCATTAGCTACATAGAGATCGGGCCAACCATCGTTGTCATAGTCCGCCCAGACTCCTTGCATCCCGAAGTAGTGATTGGGATCGTCTACTCCAGCCTTCTTCGAGACGTCTTCGAATGTACCGTCTCCACGATTCCGGAACAGGAAATCGGATTCACCTGGCAAGCCCCATGGGCCGCACTGGACCTGGACTCCGCGAAATCGGCAGGTCTTGTCGTTGCTGCCAAACTCCGGAAGTTTATTTATGTCGATGAACACATACCGGGGGACAAAAAGATCGACAAAACCGTCTCGGTCGAAATCCGCCCACGACGCTCCAGTGCTAAATCCGCCCACGCCGACGCCAGCTTTATCAGTGACATCCACAAATTTGCAGTTGCCCAGGTTGCGATACAGAGCATTGCCACCGTACCCTGTGATGTAAATGTCCTGCCAGCCGTCGTTGTCGAAATCCGCCACAGCGACTCCCATGCCCCAACCTTTATGGGTGAGACCCGCCTGAACAGTAATGTCCTTGAATTTGAGATCGGATTCTTGGTGATAGAGGGTAATCATGGGATCGCCACCTTTTCTATAGCGATCTACTGACGATCCATTTACGCTGATGATGTCTAATTTTCCATCATTATCGCAATCGATGAATCCCACGCCACCGCTCATTGACTCCAAGATGTACCGCTTTTCTGGAGACGAGAGATGAGGTACGGTCAGGCCAGCCTGTTTCGTTATGTCTTCAAATCTTGGCGTCGGAGGCGGAGTAACACGAACTTGAGCGGCGCAGGCAAGAGACAGCAGAACGCCCAGACCAAAAGAACAGATTTTGTCCATGAGATTTACGCATTTTATAGGTATTTGGTTAGGGTTTACAGGCTCAATTTCTCAGGTTCCTTGTTGGCGCTGCTACTGGTCGGCGTGCCCGATGGGTTGACAGCGCAAACGGTACGCAACAGCTCACAAAGGCCTCCTGGTTTTCAATTAGTTGATGTTACTTCAGCCGCGAAGATTCAATTCGAACACGTTGTCTCGCCAGAAAAAAAATACTTGATCGAGTCGATGAGCGGCGGAGTTCTGTTACTCGACTATGACCAGGACGGATGGCTCGACATTTACTTCACAAATTCTCCGACGGTTGAAGGAGCCCTCCGTGGCGAAAAGGCGCGGAACGCTCTCTATCACAATAATCGCGATGGCACATTTACCGACGTTACCGAACAGGCGGGAGTCGGCTATCCGTGTTGGGCGATGGGAGGAGCCGTGGCCGACTATAACAATGATGGCTGGCCGGACATCCTTATTACGTGCGAAGAAGGACTGGTTCTGTATCGCAACAATGGGAACGGAACATTTACGGATGTGACTCGACAAGCCCATCTTACCGATCGACGATGGAGCACCGGGGCAGCGTTCGCTGATTATGACGGCGATGGCTTCGCGGATCTGATGGTCTCACGCTACGTCGAGTTCGATTTCAAGAATCTGCCGAAATTTGGTGTTGGCGCTACGTGCCATTACCGCGGTATTCCGGTTCAGTGTGGCCCCAGAGGGATGAAAGGAGTCGGCGACAGCCTCTATCACAACAATGGCGATGGGACGTTTACGGACGTGTCAAAGTCTGCTGGCGTAGATGATGCGAGCGGCTACTATGGCCTCGGCGTGCTTTGGAGTGATTTTAACGATGACGGACGTCCCGATCTATTCATTGCCGACGATTCAACGCCCAATTATCTCTATCGTAACGATGGCAATGGGCATTTCACTGATGTC
Above is a window of Terriglobales bacterium DNA encoding:
- a CDS encoding carboxypeptidase regulatory-like domain-containing protein; this translates as MKHKLSGLLLFSLLFASCLAFAQKYTGTILGTVKDSSGAMMPNVTVTARHVATGAVRTATTTGQGDFTITDLTAGVYDVTASAPNFKEVVAKNVELHVSSNATLNLTLQPGGTTEVVTVEASAVQVETSTGAVGNVVEGTQVRELPLNGRSFVQLTQLMPGVSPQANFDSKHKGLEAGVDFSVNGNSTTGNIFMVDGVNNNDIGSNRTILVYPSIDSIQEFKMLRNSYGPEYGQAMGAVVNIVTRGGSNNFHGAAYYFGRNDALNATDWFNSLNNIPKDKLRRNDFGYNVGGPIKKDKLFFFWSQEWNRELRGKARTGDVPTAAEKAGDFSNRRTDKDNNGNPCDPAPAIGGTTFTNISQVPTGGLSNAGKTYLKMFPDPNQANPVNCQNWATSITAPIYWREENIRGDYNLGKTWMLFGRFTQDHWEQPFPGTLGFWGDDQFPSIEGGWKQPGYQATVKLTKLFGNSAVNDFQVSYAANRITVSQSGTNPGLNDQIIAASPTFYPLSQKFNGNKIGYPGFWGGCGPDCATGSNLWMQGPWHNNEQLYIAKDDLSKVWRNHTFKVGFLVSNNQKNEMVMNESQENAFYWGAATNNTGNGAFNMLWNQVQWGGSESQTNPFSQIRWHDVEPYFGDTWKMRPNLTVEYGFRWSFLRMPYSGPDRIATFSPSAFNPALGNDACNGLLLPPGTNFCQAAGFKGGAAGVNRALKDNNNHAIAPRFGFAWDPWGTGKTAIRAGVGQFFQRERLNNTLQMATNPPFSLTADYGPGRFLDVAPAPGALKSAGSPGFAQDTSDILPNTWQWNLTAEHQFSRGSKMELAYVGNRGVHMLQYTDANPVPASQRLNYALNNSNSVRQFGASNFGFITDAFWGGDSNYHALQALYRAKVKSVDAQFAYTWSKSLSDTDITNSGNNNRASLLQDPANPRLNYGPSQINRPHVFTSNIVYNAPLLNDYNSFVKTTLGGWELATILQYTSGSSLSIFNARAVDTAPGGISGAGANQDNIRPLVVPGQPCRAPSGSPEFQWLNPNRWTMVGYQIGTFGGTGAANASVGECSSPGIANTDFSVYKNFKLNERFNMQFRMEFFNLFNKAQFLGNYQDTANINATLSNSVRGCTTTSTSATDLNSIKNPASACFNRPINTVVWDAANTRNPTFGQVTKDRGPREIQYGLKLIF
- a CDS encoding tetratricopeptide repeat protein, with product MFRNRTNVGGRLFLAALVVFLSAMYLGADPQKKTLEANSPLSTARAELKRGDTSAAEKIVWDALSSNPNEESALTLLGTIREKQKRYAEAEALFRRSIQLNPKSIEASKHLASVLVLEDKDAEAADQYLEALVLVPQDAHVKMELARLYMGQRKCSEALSLIGAIPAAELPSEVIPPKASCLTALGHGSEAAALIAQTQILGTLNRALSRNPNSVPTLLALSQVYTAQNKREQSLAALQRAHSIDPDSLPVLRSLIVEDMEARQGRLALQFANELQEKSTGLDDKYLIAAVMLQGKKYDSAAQLLEDYTARRPQDSKAALGLGIAYLAEGKYVDARKWLEHCLELDPHLLEAHYELGMLSRKEGKTSEGIQHFETVLQKQPENPKALLGIGTLYLEEGQFEKAEAALRRSQKADASEPETEYQLSLLFTRMGKQQEAQQHMTRFRQLKQARDNELTPRDQSKPM
- a CDS encoding tetratricopeptide repeat protein, translated to MASGFRLALLLCFLPNCNEAQSQKAQTKVDPRQHYDAARTFQLAGDQEKAAAEYKSFLASALRGAANAQAHVAQFEQATSLFDEAARLAPEDDSVQLDYASLRLQQKDFAGAQPLVEQVIARHPKNTAARVVLGQILFSKQEYDAARKELEVAVVAAPSFDVGYLLGLTYIKLNDLPHARMLFEEMVSGLGDSAEIHMRLGRAYGNGEWEALNYSIDEFKKAIAKNAKLPQAHYFLALAYLGRDGESGFKTAVPELEAEAKLSPNDERTHYLLGYIALRQQRFAEAEKELLRATEIDPQNPDPLISLGQLYTDKERDSEAEAVLRKAIAVTTDLSRNEYQINRAHYLLGRIQLRSGRKDEGAKELAISKELRDRAMRPHETQNQKLPELANLSEKNEVTTLETIVVTPEARKQADDYINEIRLAVADSYNNLGVISASQKSFPLALEYFRKAADWNPLLDTLDRNIGMAAFYATQYDQAIAPLERSLKKQPGDVRARAALGLSAFMVQDFRKATATLNAIPEEVDNDPGLGYAYATSLVKTGDYTEGVRRLKDLSSKNPNNADIHTFLGEAFSEQKEYSAALEEYRKSLAIDANQARPHFLAGLVLIHQGESAEAERELRAALKLNPTDVASKYHLAYALIQRQEKTEAFTLLRQVIEQDPKYADAYYELGKLLLEKGDVKEAISNLEAGTKLTPDSDYIHYQLAMAYRRDSRNDDAQRELKLYQTLKNRNRGRDVPESN
- a CDS encoding CRTAC1 family protein, giving the protein MLALLLVGVPDGLTAQTVRNSSQRPPGFQLVDVTSAAKIQFEHVVSPEKKYLIESMSGGVLLLDYDQDGWLDIYFTNSPTVEGALRGEKARNALYHNNRDGTFTDVTEQAGVGYPCWAMGGAVADYNNDGWPDILITCEEGLVLYRNNGNGTFTDVTRQAHLTDRRWSTGAAFADYDGDGFADLMVSRYVEFDFKNLPKFGVGATCHYRGIPVQCGPRGMKGVGDSLYHNNGDGTFTDVSKSAGVDDASGYYGLGVLWSDFNDDGRPDLFIADDSTPNYLYRNDGNGHFTDVSFISGTAVSRDGGEMAGMGVAACDFNHSGRFSIYVTDFEDQSNTLYRNDGAMTFTEASYASGIGAATVPYLGWGTGCIDFDNDGWPDLFVVNGHVYPQVDALAAGAKYKERKLVFLNQGDGTFRDVSSLVGSAVTRAETSRGAAFGDLDNDGRIDVVVENIDGKPMVLHNEGSSGNHWITFQLSGNKSNRAALGARIRIIAGSLTQIDEVRSGGSYLSQNDLRIHFGLGSATKIDSVEIRWPSGTIDTLRNLAPDKFYAILEGKGLVDPQQVRPTTIKRAP
- a CDS encoding LacI family DNA-binding transcriptional regulator; protein product: MAKSKDGGKTPSKTNGKRPVRIPSLKELAEHLNLSPATVSLVMNRTKAASAIPEETQRRIFQAAKELNYRPNFYARSLRMQRSFTIGILHPDLSDYVALLTSGIEDYLMGEGYFYFAAGHRNNPELIEEYPLIMLDRAVEGIIAIDTPIMHSLPLPVVIVAGHRNIEGVTNVIIDHRRAAELALGHLIRMGHREIAFMKGPRVSSDSEVRWQSICEVARSLNLEMKPSLCVEMEFSTPFPDMGYPVVQKLLASGERFTALFAFNDVSAIGAIRALRDAGLEVPGSVAVVGFDDIPSAAYNTPSLTTIRQPLRRMGEIAARTLLDRLRRKGAAPKEVAVEPELVIRESTTTRLRPSAPLQQERIEASAASSD
- a CDS encoding CRTAC1 family protein; the protein is MDKICSFGLGVLLSLACAAQVRVTPPPTPRFEDITKQAGLTVPHLSSPEKRYILESMSGGVGFIDCDNDGKLDIISVNGSSVDRYRKGGDPMITLYHQESDLKFKDITVQAGLTHKGWGMGVAVADFDNDGWQDIYITGYGGNALYRNLGNCKFVDVTDKAGVGVGGFSTGASWADFDRDGFVDLFVPRYVFIDINKLPEFGSNDKTCRFRGVQVQCGPWGLPGESDFLFRNRGDGTFEDVSKKAGVDDPNHYFGMQGVWADYDNDGWPDLYVANDAGPNYLYHNRHDGTFEEMGLITGAALSGDGQEQGSMGVDFGDIDHDGKLDIFVTNFTEEPDTLYRNLGTQGFADISWNAGVAQPTYPYVGWGTAFFDMDNDGWDDIFVANGHVYPQMDQVKGGVPYRQPLQLFRNKRDKSFQDVTALSGLDKLSPQSRRGAAFGDINNDGKVDVLLMNVGEPPTLLLNRTESSNHAVLFKLVGTKSNKAAIGARVSVTAGDLTQFKEVRAGASYLSQNDLRLHFGLGSQTSMNSIEIAWPSSNKEKFSDLPADMIYTIVEGTGIADRTPLAGQAVGISPSAARKTASIK